In one window of Arachis ipaensis cultivar K30076 chromosome B06, Araip1.1, whole genome shotgun sequence DNA:
- the LOC110263744 gene encoding uncharacterized protein LOC110263744, whose protein sequence is MALENCCCVVGVLAAGRPRCCRRKTLPVRVLNLVFIRLRFRKPYRFCMWVLVFIAGVRSPLPLEVAAGLLPNRFGDRRCFGSAVPSSFVLLWLLRKWLGADVLVAGDFELRRKGLNEAFGGMVLRFEIAFLVIK, encoded by the exons ATGGCACTGGAAAACTGCTGCTGCGTCGTCGGAGTTCTGGCCGCCGGAAGACCTCGTTGCTGTCGCCGGAAAACTCTGCCAGTAAGGgttttgaatttggttttcattcgTTTAAGATTCCGAAAGCCTTATCGTTTCTGTATGTGGGTTTTAGTCTTCATTGCCGGAGTCCGGTcaccgctgccgcttgaggtggctgccggatTGCTGCCaaaccggttcggagaccgccgctgtttcggttcagccgttccttcttcgttcg tgttgctatggttattgcgaaagtggcttggagccGATGTTTTGGTTGCCGGTGATTTCGAGTTGAGGCGAAAAGGACTCAATGAGGCATTTGGGGGTATggttttgcgttttgag ATTGCATTTCTGGTGATTAAGTGA